A single genomic interval of Gossypium raimondii isolate GPD5lz chromosome 11, ASM2569854v1, whole genome shotgun sequence harbors:
- the LOC105761691 gene encoding disease resistance protein RGA2, producing MAEAIAFDIATELIIKLSSLALSQIGLWWNLKDDLHDLERTVSTIKAVLLDAEEKSATNNLVKVWLEELKDVLYDADDLIDDFSTEALRKDLMGENKLTKEVRLFFSSSNQFAYGLKIGRKIEAIKARLASIGSEAKMFDFVERDRPMETSFMTKKRQQTHSFEREDEIIGRDDDKVALLKLVLEFQSEENVYIIPIMGFGGLGKTALALLVYNDEMVKSHFELTMFVCVSNVFDVKVIVANIIKSVTNQATDENLEMDQLQKQLRDKIDGKKYLLVLDDIWHEDPVEWSRLKKLLMGGAKGSRIIVTTRSLKVAKITNKCQSHILKLKGLSDDDTWSLFKKIAFEQRYVDSTNSAFVEVGKQISKRCGGVPLVIRTIASTLSLKETENEWLSFKDNELAKITEIDGEIIPTLKLSYDHLPSHLKHCFAFCRLYPKDYEIDVRTLVQFWIAQGFVKQSNPKQSLEEIGFRYFKDLVERSFFQEVEGDLTEEMTCKMHDIMHDLAELVAGTESTIVDSILSTSEVGEKCRHVSINVSLIPLFKGKKLRTLLHFPKARYHLSDETWNTIIGNCRCLRVLEMNFLYFTTIPHSIYKLKHLRYLDLSKNRGLKSLPKSICKIQNLQALKLDWCDWLEELPKKIERLVYLTHLACHGCCRLTHMPRGIGKLMSLETLSMFVVDKDRSHGGADLSELSGLNNLRGELEITNLGFVKNAKENFKAANLKEKQHLRSLVLQWGSFLAWGDDNRDEERSLEDLQPHPNLKELCIRGWRGDAKFPSWFSLLTNLVHIEISGNFKQLPSFAQLPYLKQLEICYCTELEYMDDNSPKGSQGEPQSFFPSLKRLSLWDCPNMKSWWRTTKPIDDDSNEDDTTVMGTSTMSFPCLSSLKVHDCPLTSIPLYPSLDDELELVNTSSRLLKQTTKMNMNTKTPSSSTSSLPLSKLKSFRVVNIEGLDTHMLDECLQHLTGLKSLKIEDCKEVDLEGMQWEALKNLSFLRIQSIPLLESLPLGLQHLTNLQELYLFDLPNLTSLPAEMRCLTNLKYLSMGETPQLKERCREDIGADWHKIAHIPNIGL from the coding sequence ATGGCCGAAGCAATTGCTTTCGACATTGCCACAGAGCTCATTATTAAGTTGAGCTCTCTTGCTCTCTCTCAAATTGGACTCTGGTGGAATCTCAAAGATGACCTTCACGACCTCGAACGCACCGTCTCCACAATCAAAGCTGTGCTTCTTGACGCAGAAGAGAAATCGGCGACCAACAATCTTGTCAAAGTTTGGCTTGAGGAGCTGAAAGATGTACTTTATGATGCGGACGACTTGATTGATGATTTCTCTACCGAAGCTTTGCGGAAAGATCTAATGGGTGAGAACAAGCTGACGAAAGAGGTACGccttttcttttcaagctctAACCAGTTTGCTTACGGTCTCAAAATCGGTCGGAAAATTGAGGCTATTAAGGCCAGATTAGCTTCAATTGGAAGTGAGGCCAAGATGTTCGACTTTGTAGAGCGTGATCGTCCCATGGAAACCTCTTTCATGACTAAAAAGAGGCAGCAAACGCACTCTTTTGAGCGTGAAGATGAAATAATAGGGAGGGATGATGATAAAGTGGCTCTTCTAAAACTCGTGTTAGAGTTTCAAAGTGAAGAGAATGTTTATATCATTCCAATTATGGGGTTTGGAGGGTTAGGTAAGACTGCTTTGGCCCTACTTGTCTATAACGATGAAATGGTCAAAAGTCATTTTGAGTTGACGATGTTTGTGTgtgtttcaaatgtttttgaTGTGAAAGTTATTGTAGCAAACATTATCAAATCTGTGACTAATCAAGCAACTGATGAAAATCTTGAAATGGATCAATTGCAAAAACAACTTCGAGATAAAATTGATGGGAAGAAATATTTGCTTGTTTTAGATGACATTTGGCATGAGGATCCAGTAGAGTGGTCTAGGCTAAAGAAGTTATTGATGGGTGGGGCTAAAGGGAGTAGGATAATAGTAACTACTCGATCTCTAAAGGTAGCTAAGATTACTAATAAGTGTCAATCCCATATTTTGAAACTGAAAGGCTTGTCTGATGATGATACTTGGTCTTTGTTCAAAAAGATAGCATTTGAGCAAAGATATGTAGACTCAACAAATTCAGCCTTTGTGGAAGTTGGGAAACAAATTTCGAAAAGGTGTGGTGGGGTTCCCTTAGTCATAAGGACGATAGCTAGTACGTTATCTCTGAAAGAAACTGAAAATGAGTGGCTTTCTTTCAAAGATAATGAACTTGCTAAAATAACAGAAATTGACGGAGAAATTATACCTACACTTAAGTTGAGTTATGATCATCTCCCATCCCATTTGAAGCATTGCTTTGCTTTTTGCCGATTGTATCCGAAAGATTATGAAATTGATGTACGAACGCTTGTTCAATTTTGGATTGCACAAGGTTTCGTAAAGCAATCAAATCCAAAGCAATCTCTTGAAGAGATTGGGTTTagatattttaaagatttagttGAAAGAAGTTTCTTTCAAGAAGTAGAAGGAGACTTGACAGAAGAAATGACATGTAAAATGCATGATATAATGCATGATCTAGCTGAATTAGTAGCTGGGACAGAGAGTACTATTGTAGATTCTATTTTAAGTACAAGTGAGGTTGGAGAAAAATGTCGCCACGTATCAATTAATGTTTCATTAATTCCTTTGTTTAAGGGAAAGAAGTTGCGAACCTTGTTACATTTTCCAAAAGCGAGATACCATTTGAGCGATGAAACTTGGAATACGATCATTGGAAATTGTAGATGCTTGCGTGTAttggaaatgaattttttatattttacgaCAATCCCACACTCCATTTATAAGTTGAAACATTTGAGGTACCTTGATCTTTCTAAAAATCGCGGTCTTAAGAGTCTCCCAAAGAGTATTTGCAAGATACAAAATTTGCAAGCTTTGAAACTTGACTGGTGCGATTGGCTTGAAGAATTGCCGAAGAAGATTGAAAGATTGGTGTATCTTACCCATCTTGCGTGTCATGGTTGTTGTCGGTTAACTCATATGCCACGTGGAATAGGAAAGCTGATGTCCCTTGAAACGCTAAGCATGTTTGTAGTAGATAAAGATAGGTCCCATGGCGGTGCAGATCTAAGTGAATTGAGTGGGCTTAACAATTTAAGGGGAGAGCTAGAAATAACAAATTTGGGCTTcgtaaaaaatgcaaaagagAATTTTAAGGCTGCTAATTTGAAAGAGAAACAACATTTAAGATCGTTGGTTTTACAATGGGGCTCTTTTTTGGCCTGGGGAGATGATAACCGTGATGAAGAGAGGTCACTTGAAGACCTCCAGCCCCATCCTAATCTCAAGGAGCTCTGTATTCGAGGATGGAGGGGTGATGCCAAGTTTCCAAGTTGGTTTTCTTTGCTTACAAATCTCGTCCATATTGAAATATCGGGTAATTTCAAACAGCTCCCGTCCTTTGCGCAATTGCCTTATCTTAAACAGCTGGAGATTTGTTATTGTACTGAGTTGGAGTACATGGATGATAATAGCCCAAAAGGAAGTCAAGGAGAACCACAATCATTCTTCCCATCACTTAAGCGTCTTTCGCTCTGGGACTGTCCGAATATGAAGAGTTGGTGGAGGACGACAAAACCAATCGATGATGATTCCAACGAGGATGACACAACAGTTATGGGAACATCAACTATGTCATTTCCGTGTCTTTCCTCTTTAAAAGTTCACGATTGCCCTTTGACTTCAATTCCGTTGTATCCTTCACTCGATGATGAGCTAGAGTTGGTGAATACCAGTTCAAGGCTGTTAAAGCAGACTACGAAGATGAACATGAATACTAAGACCCCATCAAGCTCAACCTCTTCTCTTCCTCTCTCCAAATTGAAATCTTTCCGTGTAGTCAACATTGAGGGATTGGACACTCACATGCTAGATGAGTGCCTGCAACATCTCACCGGCctcaaaagtttaaaaatagaaGATTGCAAGGAGGTTGATTTAGAGGGCATGCAATGGGAAGCCCTTAAGAATCTCTCATTTTTGAGGATTCAGAGTATTCCACTGCTGGAGTCTCTCCCCCTTGGGCTTCAACATCTAACAAATCTGCAAGAGCTTTATCTCTTTGATTTGCCCAATTTAACATCGCTTCCGGCCGAGATGCGTTGCCTAaccaatttgaaatatttaagtATGGGAGAAACTCCCCAGTTGAAGGAAAGATGTAGGGAGGACATTGGTGCAGATTGGCATAAGATTGCTCACATCCCAAACATTGGGTTGTAG
- the LOC128034869 gene encoding putative disease resistance RPP13-like protein 1: MHVSSIKAVVLDAEERSVTSHLVKDWLEKLKDVLYDADDLLDDFSTEALRKDLMGGNKLTKEVRLFFSSSNQFAYGLKMGKKIKAIKARLASIESEANTFGFMVRDRPVETSFMIKKRQQTNSFVIKDKIIRRDDDKAALLKLMLEFESEENVYIIPIVGFGGLGKTALAQFVYNDKMVYDYFELRMWVCVSDVFDVKKI; the protein is encoded by the coding sequence ATGCACGTCTCCTCAATCAAAGCTGTGGTTCTTGACGCTGAAGAGCGATCCGTGACCAGCCATCTCGTCAAAGATTGGCTTGAAAAGCTGAAAGATGTACTTTATGATGCTGACGACTTGCTCGATGATTTCTCTACCGAAGCTTTGCGGAAAGATCTAATGGGTGGGAACAAGCTGACGAAAGAGGTACGccttttcttttcaagctcaAATCAGTTTGCTTACGGTCTCAAAATGGGTAAGAAAATTAAGGCCATTAAGGCGAGATTAGCTTCAATTGAAAGTGAGGCCAACACTTTCGGCTTCATGGTGCGTGACCGCCCAGTGGAAACCTCTTTCATGATTAAAAAGAGACAGCAAACAAACTCTTTTGtgattaaagataaaataataaggagGGATGATGATAAAGCGGCTCTTCTAAAACTCATGTTAGAGTTTGAAAGTGAAGAGAATGTTTACATCATTCCGATTGTGGGGTTTGGAGGGTTAGGGAAGACTGCGTTGGCGCAGTTtgtttataatgataaaatggtCTATGATTATTTTGAATTGAGGATGTGGGTGTGTGTTTCAGATGTTTTTGatgtcaaaaaaatttag
- the LOC105761702 gene encoding putative disease resistance protein RGA4: MAEAIAFNIAAELIIKLSSPALSQVALWWNLKPDLDDLKSIVSTIKAVLLDAEEKSVTDNLIKVWLEELKDVLYDADDLLDDFSTEALRKDLLGGNKLTKEVRLFFSSSNQFAYGLKMARKIKAIKARLASIEREANTFYFIPRDRPAETSFMTKKRQETHSFEREDEIIGRDDDKAALLKLVLEFQSEENVYIIPIVGFGGLGKTALVLLVYNDEMVKSHFELTMFVCVSNVFDVKLIVANIIKSVTHQAPDQNLEMDQLQKQLRDKIDGKKYLLILDDIWNEDPEQWSRLKKLLMGGAKGSRIIETTRSLKVAKITNKCQSHVLKLKGLSDDDAWSLFKKIAFEQRYVDSTNSTFVEEGKQISKRCGGVPLVIKTIASTLSLKETENEWHSFKEYELAKISQIEGDILHTLKLSYDHLPSHLKHCFTYCRLYPKDYEINVQMLIQFWIAQGFVKQSNPKQSLEEVGFGFLRN; encoded by the coding sequence ATGGCCGAAGCAATTGCTTTCAACATCGCCGCAGAGCTCATTATTAAGTTGAGCTCTCCTGCTCTCTCTCAGGTTGCACTGTGGTGGAATCTCAAACCTGACCTTGACGACCTCAAAAGCATCGTCTCCACAATCAAAGCTGTGCTTCTTGACGCAGAAGAGAAATCGGTGACCGACAATCTCATCAAAGTTTGGCTTGAAGAACTGAAAGATGTACTTTATGATGCCGACGACTTGCTCGATGATTTCTCTACTGAAGCTTTGCGGAAAGATCTACTGGGTGGGAACAAGCTGACGAAAGAGGTACGccttttcttttcaagctcaAACCAGTTTGCTTACGGGCTCAAAATGGCTCGGAAAATTAAGGCCATTAAAGCGAGATTAGCTTCAATTGAAAGGGAGGCCAACACTTTTTACTTCATTCCGCGTGATCGCCCCGCGGAAACCTCTTTCATGACTAAAAAGAGGCAGGAAACACATTCTTTTGAGCGTGAAGATGAAATAATAGGGAGGGATGATGATAAAGCAGCTCTTCTAAAACTCGTTTTAGAGTTTCAAAGTGAAGAGAATGTTTATATCATTCCAATTGTGGGGTTTGGAGGCTTAGGGAAGACTGCTTTGGTCCTACTTGTCTATAACGATGAAATGGTAAAAAGTCATTTTGAGTTGACGATGTTTGTGTgtgtttcaaatgtttttgaTGTGAAACTTATTGTAGCAAACATTATCAAATCTGTGACTCATCAAGCACCTGATCAAAATCTTGAAATGGATCAATTGCAAAAACAACTTCGAGATAAAATTGATGggaaaaaatatttgcttatttTGGATGACATTTGGAATGAAGACCCAGAACAGTGGTCTAGGCTAAAGAAGTTATTGATGGGTGGGGCTAAAGGGAGTAGGATAATAGAAACTACTCGATCTCTAAAAGTAGCGAAGATTACCAATAAATGTCAATCCCATGTCTTGAAACTAAAAGGCTTGTCTGATGATGATGCTTGGTCATTGTTCAAAAAGATAGCATTTGAGCAGAGATATGTAGACTCAACAAATTCAACCTTTGTGGAAGAAGGGAAACAAATTTCGAAAAGGTGTGGTGGGGTTCCCTTAGTCATAAAGACAATAGCTAGTACGTTGTCTTTGAAAGAAACAGAAAATGAGTGGCATTCTTTCAAAGAATATGAACTTGctaaaatatcacaaatcgaaGGAGATATTCTACATACACTTAAGTTGAGTTATGATCATCTCCCGTCCCATTTGAAGCATTGCTTTACTTATTGCCGATTGTATCCAAaagattatgaaattaatgtacaAATGCTTATTCAATTTTGGATAGCACAAGGTTTCGTAAAGCAATCAAATCCAAAGCAATCACTTGAAGaggttgggtttgggtttttaaGGAATTAG